The region CCACCATCGGAAACGCTGCTGTCGCTCCCGGCACCGCCTACGTCCAGATCCACGCCGTCGGCAACCGCCACCGTCACGCCCAACCCAAGGCGGCTCCCTCCGCCTTGTTGGTCTCACGATGAAACCGTCGCGTTAATCGACGCCTACCGCGACAAATGGTATACGCTTCGTCGTGGGAACCTTAAGGCCAGCCACTGGCAAGAAGTTGCGGACGCGGTGACTCGGCGCTGCCCTATGGCGACGCCTCCTAAGACGGCCGTGCAGTGCCGCCACAAGATGGAGAAGCTCCGGAAGCGGTACCGGACCGAGATCCAGCGGGCTAGATCTATGCCCGTTTCGAGATTTGTTTCTTCTTGGGTCCACTTTAAGCGCATGGACGCTATGGAAAAGGGACCTAATGTGAAAGCCGATTATAACTCGGATAGCCCAGATGACGAAAACGGTGAAGACGAAGAAGATGGGCAAGACCAAGAGTTTTACGACGATGGGTATAAAAACGGCAGCCTAAATACGAGAAGTGTACAAAAGTTGTACAGAAATGGGATTGGAAACAACGGTGGAAGTGTCAGCGGTGACGGGAATAGCGGTGGGTTCAGAATTAGGATCCCAACCGGAGTTAGTATAGCTCAGCCAGGGCCAAGATTTTATGGAAAAATAGATCACAAGTACGGTACAAACCCAAATCCTAACCCCAATGTTAACGCGAATTCTCACCCCAGTAAGGGTAATTTTGGTGGGTCGGG is a window of Gossypium hirsutum isolate 1008001.06 chromosome D08, Gossypium_hirsutum_v2.1, whole genome shotgun sequence DNA encoding:
- the LOC107900801 gene encoding trihelix transcription factor ASIL2; amino-acid sequence: MSNPSSPSPEQGIPSNTSPPPPSETLLSLPAPPTSRSTPSATATVTPNPRRLPPPCWSHDETVALIDAYRDKWYTLRRGNLKASHWQEVADAVTRRCPMATPPKTAVQCRHKMEKLRKRYRTEIQRARSMPVSRFVSSWVHFKRMDAMEKGPNVKADYNSDSPDDENGEDEEDGQDQEFYDDGYKNGSLNTRSVQKLYRNGIGNNGGSVSGDGNSGGFRIRIPTGVSIAQPGPRFYGKIDHKYGTNPNPNPNVNANSHPSKGNFGGSGSGSAYGTRILRGFEDMPEKTAASGKRERERDAVTEMVSAIKVLGDEFVRMEQMKMEMAREIETMRMEMEMKRTEVILESQQRIVEAFAKAVSERKKKPKRMPSPQS